The Shewanella halotolerans region GCCCAGGCTAACGAGACACACCTGGTCAATCAGCAGGTCACAGATGCGCTCACCAATCCGCTGAGACAAGCGGCAAATATCGAGCGTGATCAGTATCGTCACCCGGGGGAGACCCTGAGCTTCTTCGGTGTTAAGCCAAGCGATACCCTGGTGGAACTCTGGCCGGGCGGTGGTTGGTACGCCGAGATCCTCGCCCCATACTTGGCGAAAGAGGGTCACTATATCGCCGCGAATTTCGATGCCAACCCGCCAGAGGGCCTAGAGGTGCCTGGCTATCGTATCCGCCTGGGCAAGGCGCTGGACAAGTGGCTCAAGGATCATGGCGATACTTTAGGTCAGGCATCGAGTATCAGTTTCGATCCCCCAAGGCTTGCGGAACTCGGCGCGCCTAACAGCGCCGATGTGGTGCTGACCTTCAGAAATCTGCACAACTGGGCCAAGTCCGGAGTATTGGAGCAGGTGTTTGACTCCGCCTACAAGGTGTTAAAGCCTGGTGGTACCTTTGGCGTGGTTGAGCACAGGGCAAACCCTGGCATGGATCTGAGCACAGGCTACATGGTGCAGGATGAGATGATCGCGCTGGCTGAGAAGGTTGGCTTTTCCTTGGTGGCAAGCAGTGAGGTCAATGCTAACCCTAAGGACAGCAAAGATCATCCTAAGGGCGTTTGGACTCTGCCGCCGAGCCTGCGTCTGGGCGATCAGGATAAAGCCAAGTATCTTGCCATCGGCGAGAGCGACCGCATGACGCTTAAATTTGTGAAGAAGTCTTAATCATGAGCGATCCGCTAGCCCCCCTGTGTCAGCCCTCAACTGATGGCAATGAAGTGATGCTTTCACTGCCCCATATTCGTCTCTCTGGTCGGCTGTGGGGGGAGGCGGATAAACCTCTGCTATTGGCGCTGCACGGTTGGCTGGATAACGCCAACAGCTTTGCGCCCTTGGCGGAGCATTTAAGCGAGTATCGCCTGCTGGCGATCGATTGGCCGGGTCACGGCGCGTCACAGCACAGGCCCGGCGGTTATCCGCTGCACTGGATAGACTACCTCTATGATCTCGAGCTGCTTATCGATGCCATAGTGCGTCATCAGCCCCTGCATGGCGTGATAGGTCACTCGCTGGGCGGCATAGTGGCTTCGGCCTACAGCGCCGCCTTTGCCGAGAAGGCCAAGCATTGGATCGTTATCGAGGCGCTCGCGCCGCTGTTTGAGGCGCCCGCTAAGAGCAAGCTAAGACTCAGGCGCAGCTTCGATGCCCATCAGCGGGCCGCCATGAGTCAGCTCGCGCCTAAGCCTGTGGTGCTGGATGCAGCGGTCAGGGCAAGGCATAAACTCACCGGGCTGGATATGCCCTGGTGTAGGCTTATACTCGAGCGCAACCTGCAGCTTACAGACGGTCACTACTACTGGCGTAGCGACCCCAGACTCAAGTTAGATTCCCCCATGCGTCTCGATTTTGACCATGTCAGCGGCCTGATGCAGGGCCACGCTGGCAAGGTGCTGGTCATTAGAGGCAAAGAGGGTTATCCCCTGATGGGCTATCACCAGACAGAAAAGGTGTCTGAAGCCCATGATACGGCTGGCGAAGATCTATGTGAAACCGCCGCCAGTTGGTATCAAGATCTCACTCAGGTGACCCTCGAAGGTGACCATCATCTCCATATGGGTAATAGTCTGGAGGTGGCTGCGGCAATTAAGGCATTTTTAGCGTGACAGCCCCTCGGGGAGGGATGGTAAAATTACACTAGGATTTTTACTCTAATTGTGTGATGATGTTCAAAATTAAAACGCCCGTATGATTTTTAGGGTGTTACCTACAATATTTATAAGTCAGTGTTTAGTTTCTGTTTTTGAAACCTTAAGTGAATGGCCTCATTCACCTAACTCTGCCTGGGGATTTAGGAGAGACTCGTGGAACAGCTTTGGACGAAAAATTTACCCCATGATGTGCCCGCTATTATCGATGCAAAGCAATACAGCTCGCTGATCGACCTGTTTGAAAGCTCGGTAGCCAAGTATGCCGATCAGCCTGCCTTTGTGAACATGGGCGCGACGCTGACCTATCGAAAACTCGAAGAGCGCAGCCGTGCCTTTGCGGCTTATCTGCAAAACGAACTCAAGCTAGAGAAGGGCGATTGCGTGGCGATCATGATGCCTAACCTGCTGCAGTATCCCATCGCCCTGTTCGGCATATTGCGTGCCGGCATGGTGGTGGTCAACGTGAACCCTCTGTATACCCCAAGAGAATTGAAGCATCAGCTCAACGACTCGGGTGCCAAGGCGATCGTCGTGGTATCTAACTTTGCCAATACCTTAGAGCAGGTTGTGGATCAGACGCCGGTGAAGAGCGTGATCCTAACCGGTCTTGGCGATCTCTTGAGCGCGCCTAAGCGCACCCTGGTGAACTTTGTGGTCAAGTACATCAAGAAGATGGTGCCTAAGTATCATCTGCCACATGCCATCTCTATGCGTCAGTCCCTCTCTAAGGGGCGCCGCCTGCAGTATGTGAAGCCGACCATCAAGGGGGACGATATCGCCTTCTTGCAATACACCGGCGGCACCACTGGTGTGTCTAAGGGCGCCATGCTGACCCATGGCAATATCGTCAGCAACCTGCTGCAGGCCGACGCGGCCTATTCGCCGCTGCTCGCCGATGGTAAGGAGTTTGTGGTTACCGCACTGCCGCTGTATCACATCTTCGCCCTGACGGTGAACTGCCTCTTGTTCCTGCATAAAGGCGCGAACAACCTGCTGATCACTAACCCAAGGGATATCCCGGCCTTCGTGTCTGAGTTGAAGAAGCATCCATTCACGGCGCTTACCGGGGTGAACACCTTGTTTAACGCCCTGGTCAGCTCAGAAGAGTTTAAGACCTTGGATTTCTCCAATCTTAAGCTTTCTATCGGTGGCGGTATGGCGGTGCAGCGCGCCGTGGCCGATAAGTGGCAGGGGATCACCAAGACGCGCCTGCTGGAAGGTTACGGTCTGACCGAGGCCTCGCCGCTGCTGACCTGCTGCCCCTATAACCTGGAGGGCTACAACGGCTCTATCGGCTTCCCGGTCGCCAATACCGACATACAGGTGCGTGACGAAGAGGGCAATGTGCTTCCTCAGGGCGAGACCGGCGAGCTGTTTGCCAAGGGTCCTCAGGTGATGAAAGGCTACTGGCAGCGCCCGGAAGAGACGGCCAAGGTGATCGATAAGGATGGCTATCTGGCCACCGGCGATATCGGTTACATGGATGAGCAAGGCTTCTTCTTTATCGTGGATCGCAAGAAGGATATGATCTTGGTCTCTGGCTTTAACGTCTTCCCTAACGAGGTGGAAGAGGTGGTTGCCCTGCATCCTAAGGTGCTGGAAGTGGCCGCCGTCGGCGTTCCCCATGAGGTGAGCGGCGAGCTGGTGAAGGTATTTGTGGTACCAAAAGACAAATCTTTGACCGAAGAGCAGGTGATCAAGCACTGTCGTCATCATTTGACGGGATATAAAATTCCTAAGCTGGTAGAATTCAGGGATGAGCTACCTAAGAGCAACGTGGGCAAGATCTTACGCCGCGAGTTGCGTGACGAAGCCAAATCGGCCTAGTTATATAGGAAACCACCCGTTGTAGGTGACTCAAAGCCGGCATTATGCCGGCTTTTGTGTTCACCGAGCCATAGCATTTGGAGATGAGATTTGACCTTTCAATATGTAGAGGATGACGCCAGCCTAACAGAGTTGGTGGCTAAGTATCGTCAGGCTAAGGTCCTGATGTTGGATACCGAGTTCGTTCGCACCCGCACCTATTACGCCAAGCTGGGACTGATCCAGGTTTATGATGGCGAGACCCTGGCGCTGATCGATCCTGTGGCGGTAAGCGACCTCTCTGCATTTTGGGCCTTGCTGGAGCGCGACGATATGGTAAGCGTGCTGCACTCTTGTAGCGAAGATCTCGAAGTCTTGGCCCGTTACGGTCGCTGTCAGCCTAAGGTGCTGTTCGACAGCCAGATCGCCGCCGCCTTCTGTGGTTGGGGTCATGGCATGGGCTACGCCAAGCTGGTGGAGCACTGCCTGGGCGTGCAGCTGGATAAGGGCGAGTCGCGCACCGACTGGATGAAACGTCCGCTCACCGATGCCCAGCTTCAGTATGCCGCTAACGATGTGGATTATCTCTATCAGCTCTATCCTCAGCTGCTAGAAAAGCTGCAAGAGAGTGGCAGAATGCCTTGGCTGCTGGAAGAGGGCGAGCGCATGACCCAGGGGCGTCTTGAGAGCCCGGATGGCGACACCGCCTACCTCAAGGTGAAGAACGCCTTCCAGCTAAGCCCTAAACAGCTGGCCTATCTAAAGGTGCTGGCCAAGTGGCGCCTGCAAAAAGCGCTGGACAGAGACTTGGCCCTGGGCTTCGTTATCAAAGATCACGCGCTGCTGGCGCTGGCCAAGAAGCAGCCTAAGAGTACGGGGGAGATCTTCAGGATGACAGAGTTGACCGAACAGGAGAAGCGCCTGCATGCCAAGGCGATCATCGCCGTGATGGCCAAGGCGGATCTGGATAACCTGCCCGAGGCTATCGATGTGATCGCCCTGAAACCCGGCTATAAGTCGGCCTTTAAGGCGATCAAACAG contains the following coding sequences:
- a CDS encoding class I SAM-dependent methyltransferase, with product MKSLTLAASLALAIGVAAPSLVSPNYAQANETHLVNQQVTDALTNPLRQAANIERDQYRHPGETLSFFGVKPSDTLVELWPGGGWYAEILAPYLAKEGHYIAANFDANPPEGLEVPGYRIRLGKALDKWLKDHGDTLGQASSISFDPPRLAELGAPNSADVVLTFRNLHNWAKSGVLEQVFDSAYKVLKPGGTFGVVEHRANPGMDLSTGYMVQDEMIALAEKVGFSLVASSEVNANPKDSKDHPKGVWTLPPSLRLGDQDKAKYLAIGESDRMTLKFVKKS
- a CDS encoding alpha/beta fold hydrolase; its protein translation is MSDPLAPLCQPSTDGNEVMLSLPHIRLSGRLWGEADKPLLLALHGWLDNANSFAPLAEHLSEYRLLAIDWPGHGASQHRPGGYPLHWIDYLYDLELLIDAIVRHQPLHGVIGHSLGGIVASAYSAAFAEKAKHWIVIEALAPLFEAPAKSKLRLRRSFDAHQRAAMSQLAPKPVVLDAAVRARHKLTGLDMPWCRLILERNLQLTDGHYYWRSDPRLKLDSPMRLDFDHVSGLMQGHAGKVLVIRGKEGYPLMGYHQTEKVSEAHDTAGEDLCETAASWYQDLTQVTLEGDHHLHMGNSLEVAAAIKAFLA
- the fadD gene encoding long-chain-fatty-acid--CoA ligase FadD, coding for MEQLWTKNLPHDVPAIIDAKQYSSLIDLFESSVAKYADQPAFVNMGATLTYRKLEERSRAFAAYLQNELKLEKGDCVAIMMPNLLQYPIALFGILRAGMVVVNVNPLYTPRELKHQLNDSGAKAIVVVSNFANTLEQVVDQTPVKSVILTGLGDLLSAPKRTLVNFVVKYIKKMVPKYHLPHAISMRQSLSKGRRLQYVKPTIKGDDIAFLQYTGGTTGVSKGAMLTHGNIVSNLLQADAAYSPLLADGKEFVVTALPLYHIFALTVNCLLFLHKGANNLLITNPRDIPAFVSELKKHPFTALTGVNTLFNALVSSEEFKTLDFSNLKLSIGGGMAVQRAVADKWQGITKTRLLEGYGLTEASPLLTCCPYNLEGYNGSIGFPVANTDIQVRDEEGNVLPQGETGELFAKGPQVMKGYWQRPEETAKVIDKDGYLATGDIGYMDEQGFFFIVDRKKDMILVSGFNVFPNEVEEVVALHPKVLEVAAVGVPHEVSGELVKVFVVPKDKSLTEEQVIKHCRHHLTGYKIPKLVEFRDELPKSNVGKILRRELRDEAKSA
- the rnd gene encoding ribonuclease D, giving the protein MTFQYVEDDASLTELVAKYRQAKVLMLDTEFVRTRTYYAKLGLIQVYDGETLALIDPVAVSDLSAFWALLERDDMVSVLHSCSEDLEVLARYGRCQPKVLFDSQIAAAFCGWGHGMGYAKLVEHCLGVQLDKGESRTDWMKRPLTDAQLQYAANDVDYLYQLYPQLLEKLQESGRMPWLLEEGERMTQGRLESPDGDTAYLKVKNAFQLSPKQLAYLKVLAKWRLQKALDRDLALGFVIKDHALLALAKKQPKSTGEIFRMTELTEQEKRLHAKAIIAVMAKADLDNLPEAIDVIALKPGYKSAFKAIKQALTQVAETNEVPMELLGSKRHIHEYLQWRWNDGQGEMPLVLQGWRGELSKDTLAEISC